The genomic window GTGATTTGCTCGATATCAATCGGACTCTGCTCGTATTTGCGAGCACTTCCGGTTGGCGAGCTCGATCTTGGTGGAGGTAGGGCCTTGACGTTCACTTTGCCCGAGACATCATTTGTTGGTAAGGTCTCCAGCTCAACCCATAGAGCAGGTAACATGTAGTGGGCAAGATAAGCTTGTAACATACGACGAGCAGTAGAGCTGCGTCCTGCCTTGTCAATTTCGACAACAGGACGCTCTTCAGACGACTCTTTGTCGCGAACGATGTACGCAACCAACTGTCGATCGATTCCATCACCGTGAGCAATGACAGCGCAATGGCTGACAGCCAGGTGATTGCGGATTTCGCTCTCGACTTTGCCAGGAACGACCGAGTATCCGCGGATCTTGATCATTGCGCCAACACGTCCGGTGATCTCAAGTAGTCCACTTGGTAGTATCCTGGCCTTGTCGCCTGTCCTATACATCCGTGCGCCCTTCTGTGAGCTGAAAGGATTCGGTGTGAAAGCTTTGGCAGTGACTTCTGGGAGGTTCAAGTATCCACGTGCGAGCAAGTGGCCACCAATGAAGAGTTCACCGTTCTCTCCTTCATCCACTTTCTGGCCGCTTTCGTTGAGGATGTAGACATACTTCCTGTCGATGATAGGCGGGCCGACTGGGCAGTATGGAGTGTCCTCAATTTGGCCAAGCATTTCCTTAATGTCGCCGCAAGCAATCTCATGCGTTTCGCATGCACTGTAGACGTTGAGAATTCGGGTGTTTGGCAGAGCTGCAATGCCTCGCCTGGCGAGATCAGTAGTTACTACCTCGCCATTGAGCCAAACTGTCTTCAGGTTTGGAAGGCGTGTCTCCAGCGCTTGGTGACGGGCCAATACAGCAGCAAAGAGGGTTGGCGTGAAAAGTGTCTCGGTGACCTTCTTGGAACTAAGGAGATCGACGAGCATTCGGGGATCGTAGCTGGCCTCATCAGGTACAGCGATGACTGTCGCGCCTCGCAGCAGCGGCCGGATGATTTCCCAGACAAAGAACACGTTACACGCTACTCTCTCTCCAGGTTGAATATCTGAGAAGCCGAATCTGAGGTTGTATGAAAGCACAGCTGCCTTGTGCGGGTTTGCAATGCCCTTGGGCTTGCCAGTCGTACCACTGGAATAGGCAACGAAACATAGCCTTTCTAGATCTGTCTCCTCCGGTAGGGGTGGCAGCTCAGACTCATCGACGTGGCCATTCGATTTGAAACCTTGCTCGTCCAGTACGACGAGTGTTGTGCCTGCCGCAATCTTTCCAACCTCTGCGCTGATGGTAACCACTGCTGTCGGCCGTGCGTCTTCCAGTACGTCCGCGAGCAGATCCGGCGGGTAGGCCAACTCTAGTACCAAGAAAGCTCCACCTGCACGTAGCGCGGCCAGACATGCGATCACATAGTCGGCAGAACGCGGTAGTAATACACCGACTAAGCTGTCACGGCCCACACCATGACTCCGGAGCTGGAGAGCAAGCTCGGCAACCTTGTCGTGAAGTTGCTGGTAGGTGTATGTGTTCTTCTCGTCTTCGAGCGCAATGGCATCAGGTGTGGCTTTGACCTGCTGTGTGAAGAGTGCCGATAAGTCTTTGGTAGTGTCGATGATAGACATGGTCTTGAGGTTAATGCGGGGAGGGAGAGGGCGTGGAGAGGGTTGAGAAATGAAGCAATTGACGTCTATTTATTCGGTTGTATCCTGTACCTTGTACCGAGATCCACCGCTAGGGAAAGGTGCATGTGCAGCAGAAATCCAGCGTCCGAAGGTTGTTGAGGGGTACGATCTTGACCTGATAGCTGTTAGTGCCCCTCGCTTGTCGCTGTCGTCATTTCCTAGCCCACATTCTAAGGCTCAACTTCCGTTCTCATTGATCAACTCCCCACGTTGATGGTGGGCTAGATCTGGAGACAGGCGATTGTGCGGTTCGCCGCTGACAGCGTGTCCGGGGCGTCGCTGTTCACTAGCGCTGCCCGTCGGTCTGTCGGTTGCTGCGTCAATCTGGAATGCGCAAAGCAACCACCAATTTCGAGATGATCGTGGGCGGATGCTATGAGCGCATCGAGACTTGGTTCCGTGATCCTTCAGGATCCAGATGGCACAAGACCCACTTCTGTATTGGGAGGCACAAAGCGGTGGAATTGCACGACTCAGCACATGTTATCGTAAATACCTTCAGGCTACCGTCCAGGACTCCTTCGAGTTGGCAATGGCGAATACCTGAACACAACGTTCAACGTAGCTTGTCGCTTGGAGTACCTCAAGAAGAATGGCGCATTTGGCTTGCACGAACATATCTGGTTGCTTTTGGAATACTGAATTCAGAGTCATCATTCAAGTCCCTCTCTTGTTAGCAAGCCAACAAGCAGATGTACGGGTGCTTGAAATGGGCGTATACTGTCTTTCGAGTCCTGGCGATTGGCTTGATGTCTGCAAGCAATCGTGCTGGACCAGACAGTTGTTCATCGCTGCGACTTTGATGCATATTCGTGACATCTTATCCCCTACTCCTCAATTGTCTTGGCACACTCCCATCCACCGCTCAATCTCTCCTTCCACAGGCTGACTCGGTTATCGCCAGTGCTGACTGCCAGCACGTTGCCGCTGAGGCTCCAGCTTACACGCCACGCGGCGGCGTCGACGTTGAGGACGGTGGATTTCCAGTCGCCTACACTTGGTCAGTGAAATGTCGCTATCACAAGCGCTTCAGTACATACGCAGATCTGAGGAAGTCCAGATGCGCACAGTCTTGTCCTGGGACGCAGAGGCGATGTAGGACTTGGAAAGGACCGTGGGTGACCATGCTACGTCACGGACCCAGTCTGTGTGTCCAGGCAAGACTTGTGTGTTTTGCCAGCTCCCTGTCTCTACGCTAAATTCCCAAAGCTTAACCTGGCAGTCGCTGCCGCCTGTAACGAACCGACGCGCAGGGCCAGCCTGGTTCCCGCTGGCACTGACAACCTGACCGGGCGCAACGGCTGGTGCCCATGAGACACTGTTTACGCCTGAGCCGCAGGCCTGAAAGATCTGGTGTGTCCAGGCATCGCCCTTGAACTCGAGGACCGAGACGTTGCCATCGGAGGAAGCGCACGCGAGGAGGCAGCCGGCTTCGTGAGGCGCCCAGGCGACGTGGTTGACGGACGCGGTGTGGAGCGCAACGTCGTAGATCTTTTGCCAGGCGCCGGATTGCTCGCGCCAGATGAGGACCTTGCCGTCATACGAGGAAGAGGCGAGGATGTTGCCATACTTTGGGTGTGCCCATGCCACACACCATACAGCGCCCTCGTGTCTGTCTAGCTGTCAGCAACGAGCCGTGCCAAAGATTCGCGAGGACGTACCCTTTCAGTGTCTCGACCAGTCTGTGGGTTTCGCCCTCGACCTCGAAGATCTTGATCGTCTTGTCCGAAGAGCATGTAGCTAACCGCCTGCCATAGTAGTCCAGTACGGCATCGTGCTGAGTGTCGTTAGCTTCAATGGACAGCAAATCGACTCCGTTGGCGTCCATTGCGCGCCGTCGAGTTGTTTCGTGGTTGATTCGATATTCTCAAGGCTGTGCAGATTCGAGAGAGACCCGAGGTGAAAGCGTATAACGTACAATCATATCATCGTGGCCCGAATTCGCTATTACGTTCGCCTACAGTGAAGTCAGCGGGTGAAGCTCGGGCAGCTGTGTTTGCGCAGCGAGTGCGGGGAGGTACTTGCCATGCTTCTTGTGCGACAGTCGCGCTGATGTGTTGAGCGTCTggagaaaaggaaaaaaagCAGCAGAGGGGGTGGGACGAGTAGAAGGACGCGTATCAGGTACCCTCAATGTCGATGTGTTGCTCTGGCCTCAACTGCAGGGGTGGTGGCCAGTTCGGCGGGCGGTTTAGATCGGCAGCGCAGTCAGGCTGCAACATGGCCTGGCAATGCAGCCTTCGCCCATCCTACAGTATGGACTACCCCTACCATTTCCTTTGACATTGTGATCTCGATGCCACACAACCTCACTTCTCGGTCGCAGCTTCTTTTCCAGTCACCCTGCGTTGGATGCCAATGGGGGCAGATGGCTTTGGCACGCAGCCATGGCTCTTCTCTCAACAGTTCAACTGCTCGAACACCTAAGCCTCGTCTGTGATGCAGCTCAAGCTGCAAAGACTAGTTTCAGGGCCTCGCCAGCTCATCCACTCTTCACAGACAGGCCAAGGGGAGCCAAAGGCTGTTTTTGAAGGATCCAATTTGTTACATGGGTACCCATCCCGAGGGGCGCCTGTAATCGACACCAGACCACTCTTCTTGCCTCATTGGGCAATCCAACAGCCGCTAAAGTTCTCGAGCCTCATCCACGGATCTGTGCTCGACCTCATAACGCCAAACATTGCCAGTTATTGGGCGCACAAAGACTAAGAGGCCGATCATCTGAGACCGCCTTACTGAGAGCACGTGAGACTAGTCAGCAGAGACGCAAGTGCCCACCAGACAGCACTCACTGCAGCTTCGCCCTTTGCCGCCTTCGCACTAGCCGGTATAGGCATTCTGCCTAACATCTTGCAGCTTCTCGAGATTGCGACGGCTTGGAGGTAGTCGCTGTATACGACATGGCGACCCCTCAGAGCTCGCACCAGAGCCCTCGCAGCTCTCAGACGTGGATCTCAAACTCTGCTGCCTCAACATCGACTTCAAGGATGAACGATCTGCCTCTCCAGCTCTCACCAGCGCAAGTTGAAGCACAGCAAATACTAAAACACCTATTGTCAAAACTGAGCGAACCGGAGTCAAGGTACTACGAAAAATACGGCAGATGGGCCGAGAGACATGCCAGACTAGACGACTTCTGCTTGCGCTGCGTAAGACCCCAAGTCTGGGCCTACTTAAACGGACGCTGGAGTCTGGACGCGTACGTCAAACACGCACAGCACCAAACCTGACCACAATCTAACAAGCCAGCAGCCTGAAAACCATTGCGGGCGACCTACGCTCTGACGCCCGCGCAATCTACCTAAATGGAGTCCTAGGCCTCGACAAACGAGTTCGCATCTACATCGGGCAGGCCTCATCCCTGCGGCCCAGAATCGCACAGCATCTGAACTTCCGCTTCCGGCGCGATAACCCCTCGCTTCACTACCACGCGCTGCAGTCATCCGTCTACAACGCCATTGGCGTGCTTGCCGTCCTCCCAGGCCCCGGTATGGGGAATCACACGCTGCCAGGCATGGACGATCCGGGGCTGCTGCTCAATGTACTGGAGATGTGGATGTGCCTTGTGTTTCGCAGTTTGCCGGTCGCTACGCTGAAAGAGTGGATACCAGTAGGTGTCAGCTCCGGACGAAGAGAGGGCAAAGAAGGGGAATTTGGGGGGTTGAATATAAGGAGTCCGTTGGACCAGGGAGATGGCAGAGCCGGGTGGATTGATCTGAGTACGAATGAGGATCCGCTAGTGAGGGAGTATCTGGGTGTGGGTGCGGCGAAGAGTGAGCAGCCCAGGGAACAGAGAGGAGCCGAAAccgagaagaggaagagagaGTATGCGGAGAAGGCTAGGAAGCTCAACCAGAGCCAGAAGGGGATGCACCTGACGGCCAACACTCTGGTCGTCTTTGGTATGGGCGTAGTATTGGGGATTGCGATAGTGAAAGGATTCGGCGCGCCGGTGCCGAAACGGTGATGCAGTAATGCAGAGGATGATATATGCTACACAAAAGAGTACCAGAACCGCAACACCGGCAGCACTAGCCACCTAAACTTTCCGCCCTTAGTCTTCTCTGCGTCCTGCCAGCGTTTCCATAATCTTGCGAGCCATGCGCGGACCTGACCTCGCCACGACTCCCACTCTTCCTCAGCCCTCCACTCCTGACGCTCTCAAATGGTTTCCTTCTCCTGACGAGCTGATACCCCCTATCCAGCTCCACTTCAATCGCGCACCTGATCTTCAGCGCCGTGACGGCAGGCCACACGCTCCGCTCGCCTTTCAAGATCCAATAATCAATAGCCTCTTTTGTTGGATTCTCCAGCAACTTGAAGAAATCCCCCGGCGTGAGCGCGGGGACAAGAGTCAGACTGGCGCCTGGAATGTTCTCATCGAGCAGAAATCTTCGTATTGACGGTGGAAGATAGCCCAGTTCGTCGAGCTGGTGCAATCGATGCTGCACCTCCAGGAGGACAAGGCGCAGGATTGGCATGCTGAGTTTCCAGCGCCCATCCTGTCTGGGATTGGGATGGTGAAGATCGGAGCGGAGAAAGGGTGCGAGGTATGGTCGTGCTTGGGAGACGATGAAGTGATTGACGTTGAAGAGCTCGGCAATGCGGTGGAGAGGCGATTGGCGGTCCGAGTAAGAGGCGTGTGTCCATGGGCGGAAGGTGGTCTCTGATGCTGAGGACCAGGGTGTGATGTTGCCGAACTCGTCTTTGCACATCAAGGCCACAGGGTTGTAGAGAGTGGAAGATGCGGTTGCGTTCGAGGCGAGGGCCGCTGACCAGATGAGCTGGGCATGTGAGTAGGATGTTCTTGTAGACAAAGGGCATTACTCACTACGTTCGGAGCTGTGAGATAGTTTAGCAAATTCGGTacaccgccgccaccacaGGTGGTAACGGTAATGTTCAAGACCCTCTTCGTTCTGGTGTAGGCTTCCTCAAAAGTTAAATCTCCCACGTTGGCCTTTAACAGCTGCTCTAGTACGCCGACTTCCAGGAAGTGTCCCTCCTGCCACCACCGTCTGATGCGGCGCGTGAGTGTCTCTAGCCAGCCACTGCCTTTCGAGCCTTTTCTCCGCGGGCGCTTTGCAAATGCACTAAGATCGATGTTTTTCCCATTCAAGAAGTCCAAGAGCTCGTCTTCGGTATGTACTCCAACCAAGGCTGCGATTATTGCACCCGTAGCAGTTCCAGCAACAATGCGTGGAAGCAGACCGCGCAGATGGAGTGCTTTGACAACGCCCAGGTGACAAATGCCGAAGATTTGTCCACCCTGCAACACGAGGACTGATCTTCCAAACGCCTGCCTTGTATCGTGCAACACGTCCAACTTCGCCTGGTTGGTCAACCCCGTGTCCGAGCTCGCCGTAGTCGGGTATTGCGTGAGATATTCGATAGCGTACGAGACTTGAGTGACATAGTCCTCGATTAGAAGCTTCGTTCCGCCGTATGCACGATCGAAGAGACGCGGGGCGGTGATGTTCCCAAGGTTGCGAACAAGGCCACTTCGCAACAGGCCGATTAGGCCCAGCATGTCATCATCCTCATGAGCCTCGATTATAGCTGTGAGGCGTTGGTGTATGAGGCGGTAGTTGTAGTACTTGCTTGTCGCATTCTGGCGCCAGAGGTCGTAGCCCAGAAGCTCGTCGAGGTGGTATGCTGCGGCTTCCCATTCTTCAAAATAGCGCGCATCTGCGATAGTCTCGAGCAGCAAGTCTCTCGGGTTCTTCTTCGTCCACCATGCAAAGAGTCTCTTCAGCATTAGTCGTTAGCGGGGCGTTGCAAGTAGCCGTTAGAGCAGCATCGAGGAGCAACACACCCGGACCCAGAATAAGAAGATGTCACCAAAGCAGCTGAAAACGCTCCACAGCAAGGCTCCGGCCATCGTGACAACGTCTAGGAGATCAGCTGATGACGCCACTGATTCAAACGTCGTCGCGTTCTTTGTTGCGCGGGTCGGTCGTGGGCTGTCATCGAGGTATTTGGTTGTAGTATTCACATGTGATAGGCACGCGTCGCCGGAACTTCAGGATGGACGCCGAGACGGAAGGATTGCGCGGGGAGCATGCGCTAGGTACGTGGGGCTGAATGACACATGACGCAGCGACGATCTGTTCAGTAATAGACAACAACGCTCGAATATTTGGAGCTGTTAGTGCAACATGCCTGGCTCGTCTCTATGGCTTCTTCCACCGGATGCGCATCCGTTGAACGATGTGCTTACCTCCCTGATCAAGAGAACAGCCACGCGCTATGGCTCGTCAGACCTTTTTATCCCACACGTAACACTTACATCGAACATCTTGCCCTCGACTTATGAAGCGGAGCCCCAGAAATGGCTTGACTCTCTGGATCTCCCAGCAGGGAACGAAGTCCAGGTGGAGTTCGAAAAACTGAGCAGCGAGGATGTTTATTTTCGCAAGCTCTACATCAAGTGCCAAAAGACCGCCGGACTGAGAGCGCTAGCAAAGGCCTGCAGGGAGCAGGCTGTTGATCATGGAGATAAAGAAACAGCAAGGAGGTGGGCAGATGAGGTGTACAATCCGCACACAAGCCTACTGTAGTGCGTACCAAGCCATTGTTCACTCAACAGGTCATGATTAACTCCTGCTTGCAGCTACGACTGTCCACAAATCAGTGCGAAAGAACTTGGAGAGACAAGCGAACTCTCTCGGGAGGAAGGCATCGACCTTGTAGAGCGAAATGAGGGGTCGTCTTGGACTGGTGGTCGCGTTGTACTAGTAGCTACCGACAAGCCAACTACTGAATGGAAGCCCATCGCCGAGAGAGTAATATGATGCGTCACTACCTAGTGGTTGTAGTCTGAGACTCTATTAGCACGACGAAAATCCAATGTCCGGTTGCAACTTCGTACCGCCAGTGGACGCATGGGGCAGTCAATGATTTGTTGGTACACTCCGCTGAGGCTGCTGTGGCTGGAGCATAGGAATTGAACCCCTTTGTGCCCCACGCACGCCTGATTGAGGCTAAAGCAAGAAATACGTCATGGAGGGGTCATGACGAGCTGCATGAGGTGCACATGAGCAGGTGATTTGGAAAATCTGTTATTTGAATGTTTGCATTACTGTTCATACTGCTTATGGTATCTACATACTCATGGCTCATTAAAACATTAGGAAATCAGAAACTTTAAACTGCGCATTTACTTCATGAAACCACGCTTGCCGTCACCGTCAGCGTCAACCTTGGGGTTGAGCTTGTCCATGAGGCTGGGCTTCTTGTGTTCGCCGTGCTCAGACGAAGAGACAGAGTCGCGAGTGTGGGTGTTGTGAGCATCAGCCCTTGAGCGGTCCTCCCTAAGGGCATCGGGCAGTCCGTCCTTGGCAGTGTGTGTACGGTTGTCACGAGCGAAGTCGGTGTGCTGCTGGCCGTGGTGACCAGCGGCGCCTGCGGCAGCACCGGCAATGACACCGGATTCACCTCCGTGACGAGCAGTGCCGTCGTAGTCGCCGTGGCGAGGAGTACCGGAGACGTGGTGGTGATCATGGTGACCCTCTCCCTCGCGGATGACACCGAAACCGCCAGCGGTACCGGCACTGATATTCTTTGGAACACCTTCGAAGGCGTCGTAGCGCTCCTCACGGCCAGTGAGAGCTCCGCCCTTGTTCTTGAACTCATCCATGGTCATAGGAGGGAGAGCGGTAGTGCTGTGGTGGGTGGCCTTGTTATGGTGAACCTCGTGGATGGGAACAGTGGTGTGAACAACGTTAGGCTGGATGGTCTCCTTCTGCACGACAGGCTGGATGGTTTCGTGGATGTGGTGATGAACGTGCTCGCCTCCGATGGCGGCA from Ascochyta rabiei chromosome 2, complete sequence includes these protein-coding regions:
- a CDS encoding GTPase-activating protein S13, variant 2 is translated as MANVIANSGHDDMIHDAVLDYYGRRLATCSSDKTIKIFEVEGETHRLVETLKGHEGAVWCVAWAHPKYGNILASSSYDGKVLIWREQSGAWQKIYDVALHTASVNHVAWAPHEAGCLLACASSDGNVSVLEFKGDAWTHQIFQACGSGVNSVSWAPAVAPGQVVSASGNQAGPARRFVTGGSDCQVKLWEFSVETGSWQNTQVLPGHTDWVRDVAWSPTVLSKSYIASASQDKTVRIWTSSDLRDWKSTVLNVDAAAWRVSWSLSGNVLAVSTGDNRVSLWKERLSGGWECAKTIEE
- a CDS encoding 2',3'-cyclic-nucleotide 3'-phosphodiesterase, producing MPGSSLWLLPPDAHPLNDVLTSLIKRTATRYGSSDLFIPHVTLTSNILPSTYEAEPQKWLDSLDLPAGNEVQVEFEKLSSEDVYFRKLYIKCQKTAGLRALAKACREQAVDHGDKETARRWADEVYNPHTSLLYYDCPQISAKELGETSELSREEGIDLVERNEGSSWTGGRVVLVATDKPTTEWKPIAERVI
- a CDS encoding Triacylglycerol lipase, giving the protein MAGALLWSVFSCFGDIFLFWVRRLFAWWTKKNPRDLLLETIADARYFEEWEAAAYHLDELLGYDLWRQNATSKYYNYRLIHQRLTAIIEAHEDDDMLGLIGLLRSGLVRNLGNITAPRLFDRAYGGTKLLIEDYVTQVSYAIEYLTQYPTTASSDTGLTNQAKLDVLHDTRQAFGRSVLVLQGGQIFGICHLGVVKALHLRGLLPRIVAGTATGAIIAALVGVHTEDELLDFLNGKNIDLSAFAKRPRRKGSKGSGWLETLTRRIRRWWQEGHFLEVGVLEQLLKANVGDLTFEEAYTRTKRVLNITVTTCGGGGVPNLLNYLTAPNVLIWSAALASNATASSTLYNPVALMCKDEFGNITPWSSASETTFRPWTHASYSDRQSPLHRIAELFNVNHFIVSQARPYLAPFLRSDLHHPNPRQDGRWKLSMPILRLVLLEVQHRLHQLDELGYLPPSIRRFLLDENIPGASLTLVPALTPGDFFKLLENPTKEAIDYWILKGERSVWPAVTALKIRCAIEVELDRGYQLVRRRKPFESVRSGGLRKSGSRGEVRSAHGSQDYGNAGRTQRRLRAESLGG
- a CDS encoding GTPase-activating protein S13, whose protein sequence is MDANGVDLLSIEANDTQHDAVLDYYGRRLATCSSDKTIKIFEVEGETHRLVETLKGHEGAVWCVAWAHPKYGNILASSSYDGKVLIWREQSGAWQKIYDVALHTASVNHVAWAPHEAGCLLACASSDGNVSVLEFKGDAWTHQIFQACGSGVNSVSWAPAVAPGQVVSASGNQAGPARRFVTGGSDCQVKLWEFSVETGSWQNTQVLPGHTDWVRDVAWSPTVLSKSYIASASQDKTVRIWTSSDLRDWKSTVLNVDAAAWRVSWSLSGNVLAVSTGDNRVSLWKERLSGGWECAKTIEE